One stretch of Equus przewalskii isolate Varuska chromosome 9, EquPr2, whole genome shotgun sequence DNA includes these proteins:
- the PPP1R12C gene encoding protein phosphatase 1 regulatory subunit 12C isoform X6 → MSGEDGPGAGPGAAAAAARERRREQLRQWGARAGAEPGPGVRRARTVRFERAAEFLAACAGGDLDEARLMLRAADPGPGAEPDPAAPPSARAVLDSTNADGISALHQACIDENLEVVRFLVEQGATVNQADNEGWTPLHVAASCGYLDIARYLLSHGANIAAVNSDGDLPLDLAESDAMEGLLKAEIAHRGVDVEAAKRAEEELLLHDTRCWLNGGAMPEARHPRTGASALHVAAAKGYIEVMRLLLQAGYDPELRDGDGWTPLHAAAHWGVEDACRLLAEHGGGMDSLTHAGQRPCDLADEEVLSLLEELAQKQEDLRNQKEASQNRGQEPQVPSSSKHRRSSVCRLSSREKISLQDLSKERRPGGARGPPIRDEDEGEEGPTEPPPAESRTLNGVSSPPPRSPKSSMLPEEVPFSRRFGLLKTGSSSALGPADRLGAEGAPGAGLQRSASSSRLEGTSPQAREPRLARVTPTPSQKVPEPCALIPQPESPVKPNVPAASAAPPADSRDRRRSYQMPVRDEESESQRKARSRLMRQSRRSTQGVTLTDLKEAEKAAGKAPEPEKSGLQSLDPSRRPRVPGFENSDGPAQRAEAPDGQGQGPQAAREHRKVGKERRGPAEGEEAEPVDLSPESRQRDLNSEPEPESEEPDGGFRKLYAELRSENERLREALTETTLRLAQLKVELERATQRQERFAERPALLELERFERRALERKAAELEEELKALSDLRADNQRLKDENAALIRVISKLSK, encoded by the exons aTGTCGGGCGAGGACGGCCCGGGGGCGGgcccgggggcggcggcggcggcggcccgcgAGCGGCGGCGGGAGCAGCTGCGGCAGTGGGGGGCCCGGGCGGGCGCCGAGCCGGGCCCGGGGGTGCGGCGCGCCCGCACCGTGCGCTTCGAGCGCGCCGCCGAGTTCCTGGCGGCCTGCGCCGGTGGCGACCTGGACGAGGCGCGCCTGATGCTGCGCGCGGCGGACCCCGGCCCCGGCGCCGAGCCCGACCCCGCCGCCCCGCCGTCCGCCCGCGCGGTGCTCGACTCCACCAACGCCGATGGCATCAGCGCCCTGCACCAG GCCTGCATCGATGAGAACCTGGAGGTGGTGCGCTTCCTGGTGGAGCAGGGTGCCACGGTGAACCAGGCGGACAATGAGGGCTGGACGCCCCTGCACGTGGCTGCCTCCTGTGGTTACCTGGACATCGCCAG gtaCCTCCTGAGCCACGGGGCCAACATTGCTGCGGTCAACAGTGATGGGGACCTGCCCCTGGACCTGGCCGAGTCCGACGCCATGGAGGGGCTGCTCAAGGCGGAGATCGCCCACCGAG GTGTGGATGTGGAGGCAGCCAAACGGGCCGAGGAGGAATTGCTGCTTCACGACACAAGGTGCTGGCTGAATGGGGGTGCCATGCCGGAGGCCCGGCACCCCCGCACGGGGGCCTCTGCCCTGCACGTGGCTGCTGCTAAGGGCTACATCGAAGTGATGAG GCTGCTCCTTCAGGCTGGCTATGACCCGGAGCTCCGGGATGGGGACGGCTGGACCCCCCTGCACGCAGCAGCCCACTGGGGCGTGGAGGATGCCTGTCGCTTGCTGGCCGAGCACGGTGGGGGCATGGACTCGCTGACCCATGCG gggCAGCGTCCCTGTGACCTGGCTGATGAGGAGGTGCTGAGCCTGTTGGAGGAGCTGGCCCAGAAACAGGAGGAC CTGCGGAACCAAAAGGAAGCCTCCCAGAACAGGGGCCAGGAGCCCCAGGTGCCCTCCAGCAGCAAGCACCGACG GAGCTCCGTGTGTCGTCTGAGCAGCCGCGAGAAGATCTCCCTCCAGGACCTGTCCAAGGAGCGCCGGCCAGGGGGGGCAAGGGGGCCCCCCATCCGGGACGAGGATGAGGGAGAAGAAGGCCCCACAG AGCCACCTCCTGCAGAATCCAGAACCCTCAACGGAGTCTCCTCCCCGCCACCCCGCAGCCCTAAGAGCTCCATG CTCCCCGAAGAGGTCCCCTTCTCCAGGCGCTTTGGCCTCTTGAAGACGGGAAGCTCTAGTGCCCTGGGTCCCGCAGACAGGTTGGGGGCCGAGGGcgcccctggggctgggctgcagcGCTCAGCTTCTTCCTCACGGCTGGAAGGGACCTCCCCTCAG gCCAGGGAGCCCCGTCTGGCCAGAGttacccccaccccatcccagaaGGTGCCCGAGCCCTGTGCTCT GATTCCACAGCCTGAATCCCCAGTGAAGCCAAATGTCCCCGCAGCCTCCGCAGCACCCCCAGCAGACTCCCGGGACCGCCGGAG GTCCTACCAGATGCCTGTGCGGGATGAGGAGTCTGAATCCCAGCGAAAAGCTCGCTCTCGCCTCATGCGCCAGTCTCGGAGGTCCACACAG GGTGTGACTCTGACGGAcctgaaggaagcagagaaggccGCAGGGAAGGCCCCAGAGCCAGAAAAGTCGGGCCTGCAGAGCCTG GACCCTTCCCGGCGGCCCCGAGTCCCTGGGTTCGAGAACTCTGATGGCCctgcccagagag cagaggCGCCCGACGGGCAGGGTCAGGGACCACAGGCCGCCCGGGAGCACCGCAAAGTCGGCAAGGAGCGGAGGGGGCCTgcagag GGGGAGGAGGCGGAGCCGGTGGACCTCAGCCCAGAATCCAG GCAGCGGGACCTCAACTCAGAACCCGAGCCAGAATCGGAAGAGCCCGATGGAGGCTTCAGGAAG CTGTACGCAGAGCTGCGCAGTGAGAACGAGCGACTGCGCGAGGCCCTGACGGAGACGACGCTGCGGCTGGCGCAGCTCAAGGTGGAGCTGGAGCGCGCCACGCAG AGGCAGGAGCGGTTTGCAGAGAGGCCGGCCCTTCTGGAGCTGGAGAGATTT GAGCGCAGGGCCCTGGAGCGAAAGGCTGCcgagctggaggaggagctgaag GCTCTGTCCGACCTCCGGGCTGACAACCAGCGGCTCAAGGATGAGAACGCAGCACTGATCCGCGTCATCAGCAAACTCTCCAAGTGA
- the PPP1R12C gene encoding protein phosphatase 1 regulatory subunit 12C isoform X3, producing MSGEDGPGAGPGAAAAAARERRREQLRQWGARAGAEPGPGVRRARTVRFERAAEFLAACAGGDLDEARLMLRAADPGPGAEPDPAAPPSARAVLDSTNADGISALHQACIDENLEVVRFLVEQGATVNQADNEGWTPLHVAASCGYLDIARYLLSHGANIAAVNSDGDLPLDLAESDAMEGLLKAEIAHRGVDVEAAKRAEEELLLHDTRCWLNGGAMPEARHPRTGASALHVAAAKGYIEVMRLLLQAGYDPELRDGDGWTPLHAAAHWGVEDACRLLAEHGGGMDSLTHAGQRPCDLADEEVLSLLEELAQKQEDLRNQKEASQNRGQEPQVPSSSKHRRSSVCRLSSREKISLQDLSKERRPGGARGPPIRDEDEGEEGPTEPPPAESRTLNGVSSPPPRSPKSSMLPEEVPFSRRFGLLKTGSSSALGPADRLGAEGAPGAGLQRSASSSRLEGTSPQAREPRLARVTPTPSQKVPEPCALFEICRSPPLDNSTPPSRIPQPESPVKPNVPAASAAPPADSRDRRRSYQMPVRDEESESQRKARSRLMRQSRRSTQGVTLTDLKEAEKAAGKAPEPEKSGLQSLDPSRRPRVPGFENSDGPAQREAPDGQGQGPQAAREHRKVGKERRGPAEGEEAEPVDLSPESRQRDLNSEPEPESEEPDGGFRKLYAELRSENERLREALTETTLRLAQLKVELERATQRQERFAERPALLELERFERRALERKAAELEEELKALSDLRADNQRLKDENAALIRVISKLSK from the exons aTGTCGGGCGAGGACGGCCCGGGGGCGGgcccgggggcggcggcggcggcggcccgcgAGCGGCGGCGGGAGCAGCTGCGGCAGTGGGGGGCCCGGGCGGGCGCCGAGCCGGGCCCGGGGGTGCGGCGCGCCCGCACCGTGCGCTTCGAGCGCGCCGCCGAGTTCCTGGCGGCCTGCGCCGGTGGCGACCTGGACGAGGCGCGCCTGATGCTGCGCGCGGCGGACCCCGGCCCCGGCGCCGAGCCCGACCCCGCCGCCCCGCCGTCCGCCCGCGCGGTGCTCGACTCCACCAACGCCGATGGCATCAGCGCCCTGCACCAG GCCTGCATCGATGAGAACCTGGAGGTGGTGCGCTTCCTGGTGGAGCAGGGTGCCACGGTGAACCAGGCGGACAATGAGGGCTGGACGCCCCTGCACGTGGCTGCCTCCTGTGGTTACCTGGACATCGCCAG gtaCCTCCTGAGCCACGGGGCCAACATTGCTGCGGTCAACAGTGATGGGGACCTGCCCCTGGACCTGGCCGAGTCCGACGCCATGGAGGGGCTGCTCAAGGCGGAGATCGCCCACCGAG GTGTGGATGTGGAGGCAGCCAAACGGGCCGAGGAGGAATTGCTGCTTCACGACACAAGGTGCTGGCTGAATGGGGGTGCCATGCCGGAGGCCCGGCACCCCCGCACGGGGGCCTCTGCCCTGCACGTGGCTGCTGCTAAGGGCTACATCGAAGTGATGAG GCTGCTCCTTCAGGCTGGCTATGACCCGGAGCTCCGGGATGGGGACGGCTGGACCCCCCTGCACGCAGCAGCCCACTGGGGCGTGGAGGATGCCTGTCGCTTGCTGGCCGAGCACGGTGGGGGCATGGACTCGCTGACCCATGCG gggCAGCGTCCCTGTGACCTGGCTGATGAGGAGGTGCTGAGCCTGTTGGAGGAGCTGGCCCAGAAACAGGAGGAC CTGCGGAACCAAAAGGAAGCCTCCCAGAACAGGGGCCAGGAGCCCCAGGTGCCCTCCAGCAGCAAGCACCGACG GAGCTCCGTGTGTCGTCTGAGCAGCCGCGAGAAGATCTCCCTCCAGGACCTGTCCAAGGAGCGCCGGCCAGGGGGGGCAAGGGGGCCCCCCATCCGGGACGAGGATGAGGGAGAAGAAGGCCCCACAG AGCCACCTCCTGCAGAATCCAGAACCCTCAACGGAGTCTCCTCCCCGCCACCCCGCAGCCCTAAGAGCTCCATG CTCCCCGAAGAGGTCCCCTTCTCCAGGCGCTTTGGCCTCTTGAAGACGGGAAGCTCTAGTGCCCTGGGTCCCGCAGACAGGTTGGGGGCCGAGGGcgcccctggggctgggctgcagcGCTCAGCTTCTTCCTCACGGCTGGAAGGGACCTCCCCTCAG gCCAGGGAGCCCCGTCTGGCCAGAGttacccccaccccatcccagaaGGTGCCCGAGCCCTGTGCTCT GTTTGAGATCTGCAGGTCTCCTCCCTTGGATAACTCCACTCCTCCCTCCAGGATTCCACAGCCTGAATCCCCAGTGAAGCCAAATGTCCCCGCAGCCTCCGCAGCACCCCCAGCAGACTCCCGGGACCGCCGGAG GTCCTACCAGATGCCTGTGCGGGATGAGGAGTCTGAATCCCAGCGAAAAGCTCGCTCTCGCCTCATGCGCCAGTCTCGGAGGTCCACACAG GGTGTGACTCTGACGGAcctgaaggaagcagagaaggccGCAGGGAAGGCCCCAGAGCCAGAAAAGTCGGGCCTGCAGAGCCTG GACCCTTCCCGGCGGCCCCGAGTCCCTGGGTTCGAGAACTCTGATGGCCctgcccagagag aggCGCCCGACGGGCAGGGTCAGGGACCACAGGCCGCCCGGGAGCACCGCAAAGTCGGCAAGGAGCGGAGGGGGCCTgcagag GGGGAGGAGGCGGAGCCGGTGGACCTCAGCCCAGAATCCAG GCAGCGGGACCTCAACTCAGAACCCGAGCCAGAATCGGAAGAGCCCGATGGAGGCTTCAGGAAG CTGTACGCAGAGCTGCGCAGTGAGAACGAGCGACTGCGCGAGGCCCTGACGGAGACGACGCTGCGGCTGGCGCAGCTCAAGGTGGAGCTGGAGCGCGCCACGCAG AGGCAGGAGCGGTTTGCAGAGAGGCCGGCCCTTCTGGAGCTGGAGAGATTT GAGCGCAGGGCCCTGGAGCGAAAGGCTGCcgagctggaggaggagctgaag GCTCTGTCCGACCTCCGGGCTGACAACCAGCGGCTCAAGGATGAGAACGCAGCACTGATCCGCGTCATCAGCAAACTCTCCAAGTGA
- the PPP1R12C gene encoding protein phosphatase 1 regulatory subunit 12C isoform X2 — protein sequence MSGEDGPGAGPGAAAAAARERRREQLRQWGARAGAEPGPGVRRARTVRFERAAEFLAACAGGDLDEARLMLRAADPGPGAEPDPAAPPSARAVLDSTNADGISALHQACIDENLEVVRFLVEQGATVNQADNEGWTPLHVAASCGYLDIARYLLSHGANIAAVNSDGDLPLDLAESDAMEGLLKAEIAHRGVDVEAAKRAEEELLLHDTRCWLNGGAMPEARHPRTGASALHVAAAKGYIEVMRLLLQAGYDPELRDGDGWTPLHAAAHWGVEDACRLLAEHGGGMDSLTHAGQRPCDLADEEVLSLLEELAQKQEDLRNQKEASQNRGQEPQVPSSSKHRRSSVCRLSSREKISLQDLSKERRPGGARGPPIRDEDEGEEGPTEPPPAESRTLNGVSSPPPRSPKSSMLPEEVPFSRRFGLLKTGSSSALGPADRLGAEGAPGAGLQRSASSSRLEGTSPQAREPRLARVTPTPSQKVPEPCALFEICRSPPLDNSTPPSRIPQPESPVKPNVPAASAAPPADSRDRRRSYQMPVRDEESESQRKARSRLMRQSRRSTQGVTLTDLKEAEKAAGKAPEPEKSGLQSLDPSRRPRVPGFENSDGPAQRAEAPDGQGQGPQAAREHRKVGKERRGPAEGEEAEPVDLSPESRQRDLNSEPEPESEEPDGGFRKLYAELRSENERLREALTETTLRLAQLKVELERATQRQERFAERPALLELERFERRALERKAAELEEELKALSDLRADNQRLKDENAALIRVISKLSK from the exons aTGTCGGGCGAGGACGGCCCGGGGGCGGgcccgggggcggcggcggcggcggcccgcgAGCGGCGGCGGGAGCAGCTGCGGCAGTGGGGGGCCCGGGCGGGCGCCGAGCCGGGCCCGGGGGTGCGGCGCGCCCGCACCGTGCGCTTCGAGCGCGCCGCCGAGTTCCTGGCGGCCTGCGCCGGTGGCGACCTGGACGAGGCGCGCCTGATGCTGCGCGCGGCGGACCCCGGCCCCGGCGCCGAGCCCGACCCCGCCGCCCCGCCGTCCGCCCGCGCGGTGCTCGACTCCACCAACGCCGATGGCATCAGCGCCCTGCACCAG GCCTGCATCGATGAGAACCTGGAGGTGGTGCGCTTCCTGGTGGAGCAGGGTGCCACGGTGAACCAGGCGGACAATGAGGGCTGGACGCCCCTGCACGTGGCTGCCTCCTGTGGTTACCTGGACATCGCCAG gtaCCTCCTGAGCCACGGGGCCAACATTGCTGCGGTCAACAGTGATGGGGACCTGCCCCTGGACCTGGCCGAGTCCGACGCCATGGAGGGGCTGCTCAAGGCGGAGATCGCCCACCGAG GTGTGGATGTGGAGGCAGCCAAACGGGCCGAGGAGGAATTGCTGCTTCACGACACAAGGTGCTGGCTGAATGGGGGTGCCATGCCGGAGGCCCGGCACCCCCGCACGGGGGCCTCTGCCCTGCACGTGGCTGCTGCTAAGGGCTACATCGAAGTGATGAG GCTGCTCCTTCAGGCTGGCTATGACCCGGAGCTCCGGGATGGGGACGGCTGGACCCCCCTGCACGCAGCAGCCCACTGGGGCGTGGAGGATGCCTGTCGCTTGCTGGCCGAGCACGGTGGGGGCATGGACTCGCTGACCCATGCG gggCAGCGTCCCTGTGACCTGGCTGATGAGGAGGTGCTGAGCCTGTTGGAGGAGCTGGCCCAGAAACAGGAGGAC CTGCGGAACCAAAAGGAAGCCTCCCAGAACAGGGGCCAGGAGCCCCAGGTGCCCTCCAGCAGCAAGCACCGACG GAGCTCCGTGTGTCGTCTGAGCAGCCGCGAGAAGATCTCCCTCCAGGACCTGTCCAAGGAGCGCCGGCCAGGGGGGGCAAGGGGGCCCCCCATCCGGGACGAGGATGAGGGAGAAGAAGGCCCCACAG AGCCACCTCCTGCAGAATCCAGAACCCTCAACGGAGTCTCCTCCCCGCCACCCCGCAGCCCTAAGAGCTCCATG CTCCCCGAAGAGGTCCCCTTCTCCAGGCGCTTTGGCCTCTTGAAGACGGGAAGCTCTAGTGCCCTGGGTCCCGCAGACAGGTTGGGGGCCGAGGGcgcccctggggctgggctgcagcGCTCAGCTTCTTCCTCACGGCTGGAAGGGACCTCCCCTCAG gCCAGGGAGCCCCGTCTGGCCAGAGttacccccaccccatcccagaaGGTGCCCGAGCCCTGTGCTCT GTTTGAGATCTGCAGGTCTCCTCCCTTGGATAACTCCACTCCTCCCTCCAGGATTCCACAGCCTGAATCCCCAGTGAAGCCAAATGTCCCCGCAGCCTCCGCAGCACCCCCAGCAGACTCCCGGGACCGCCGGAG GTCCTACCAGATGCCTGTGCGGGATGAGGAGTCTGAATCCCAGCGAAAAGCTCGCTCTCGCCTCATGCGCCAGTCTCGGAGGTCCACACAG GGTGTGACTCTGACGGAcctgaaggaagcagagaaggccGCAGGGAAGGCCCCAGAGCCAGAAAAGTCGGGCCTGCAGAGCCTG GACCCTTCCCGGCGGCCCCGAGTCCCTGGGTTCGAGAACTCTGATGGCCctgcccagagag cagaggCGCCCGACGGGCAGGGTCAGGGACCACAGGCCGCCCGGGAGCACCGCAAAGTCGGCAAGGAGCGGAGGGGGCCTgcagag GGGGAGGAGGCGGAGCCGGTGGACCTCAGCCCAGAATCCAG GCAGCGGGACCTCAACTCAGAACCCGAGCCAGAATCGGAAGAGCCCGATGGAGGCTTCAGGAAG CTGTACGCAGAGCTGCGCAGTGAGAACGAGCGACTGCGCGAGGCCCTGACGGAGACGACGCTGCGGCTGGCGCAGCTCAAGGTGGAGCTGGAGCGCGCCACGCAG AGGCAGGAGCGGTTTGCAGAGAGGCCGGCCCTTCTGGAGCTGGAGAGATTT GAGCGCAGGGCCCTGGAGCGAAAGGCTGCcgagctggaggaggagctgaag GCTCTGTCCGACCTCCGGGCTGACAACCAGCGGCTCAAGGATGAGAACGCAGCACTGATCCGCGTCATCAGCAAACTCTCCAAGTGA
- the PPP1R12C gene encoding protein phosphatase 1 regulatory subunit 12C isoform X5 — MSGEDGPGAGPGAAAAAARERRREQLRQWGARAGAEPGPGVRRARTVRFERAAEFLAACAGGDLDEARLMLRAADPGPGAEPDPAAPPSARAVLDSTNADGISALHQACIDENLEVVRFLVEQGATVNQADNEGWTPLHVAASCGYLDIARYLLSHGANIAAVNSDGDLPLDLAESDAMEGLLKAEIAHRGVDVEAAKRAEEELLLHDTRCWLNGGAMPEARHPRTGASALHVAAAKGYIEVMRLLLQAGYDPELRDGDGWTPLHAAAHWGVEDACRLLAEHGGGMDSLTHAGQRPCDLADEEVLSLLEELAQKQEDLRNQKEASQNRGQEPQVPSSSKHRRSSVCRLSSREKISLQDLSKERRPGGARGPPIRDEDEGEEGPTEPPPAESRTLNGVSSPPPRSPKSSMLPEEVPFSRRFGLLKTGSSSALGPADRLGAEGAPGAGLQRSASSSRLEGTSPQAREPRLARVTPTPSQKVPEPCALIPQPESPVKPNVPAASAAPPADSRDRRRSYQMPVRDEESESQRKARSRLMRQSRRSTQGVTLTDLKEAEKAAGKAPEPEKSGLQSLDPSRRPRVPGFENSDGPAQREAPDGQGQGPQAAREHRKVGKERRGPAEGEEAEPVDLSPESSTLEGTPSPHRQRDLNSEPEPESEEPDGGFRKLYAELRSENERLREALTETTLRLAQLKVELERATQRQERFAERPALLELERFERRALERKAAELEEELKALSDLRADNQRLKDENAALIRVISKLSK; from the exons aTGTCGGGCGAGGACGGCCCGGGGGCGGgcccgggggcggcggcggcggcggcccgcgAGCGGCGGCGGGAGCAGCTGCGGCAGTGGGGGGCCCGGGCGGGCGCCGAGCCGGGCCCGGGGGTGCGGCGCGCCCGCACCGTGCGCTTCGAGCGCGCCGCCGAGTTCCTGGCGGCCTGCGCCGGTGGCGACCTGGACGAGGCGCGCCTGATGCTGCGCGCGGCGGACCCCGGCCCCGGCGCCGAGCCCGACCCCGCCGCCCCGCCGTCCGCCCGCGCGGTGCTCGACTCCACCAACGCCGATGGCATCAGCGCCCTGCACCAG GCCTGCATCGATGAGAACCTGGAGGTGGTGCGCTTCCTGGTGGAGCAGGGTGCCACGGTGAACCAGGCGGACAATGAGGGCTGGACGCCCCTGCACGTGGCTGCCTCCTGTGGTTACCTGGACATCGCCAG gtaCCTCCTGAGCCACGGGGCCAACATTGCTGCGGTCAACAGTGATGGGGACCTGCCCCTGGACCTGGCCGAGTCCGACGCCATGGAGGGGCTGCTCAAGGCGGAGATCGCCCACCGAG GTGTGGATGTGGAGGCAGCCAAACGGGCCGAGGAGGAATTGCTGCTTCACGACACAAGGTGCTGGCTGAATGGGGGTGCCATGCCGGAGGCCCGGCACCCCCGCACGGGGGCCTCTGCCCTGCACGTGGCTGCTGCTAAGGGCTACATCGAAGTGATGAG GCTGCTCCTTCAGGCTGGCTATGACCCGGAGCTCCGGGATGGGGACGGCTGGACCCCCCTGCACGCAGCAGCCCACTGGGGCGTGGAGGATGCCTGTCGCTTGCTGGCCGAGCACGGTGGGGGCATGGACTCGCTGACCCATGCG gggCAGCGTCCCTGTGACCTGGCTGATGAGGAGGTGCTGAGCCTGTTGGAGGAGCTGGCCCAGAAACAGGAGGAC CTGCGGAACCAAAAGGAAGCCTCCCAGAACAGGGGCCAGGAGCCCCAGGTGCCCTCCAGCAGCAAGCACCGACG GAGCTCCGTGTGTCGTCTGAGCAGCCGCGAGAAGATCTCCCTCCAGGACCTGTCCAAGGAGCGCCGGCCAGGGGGGGCAAGGGGGCCCCCCATCCGGGACGAGGATGAGGGAGAAGAAGGCCCCACAG AGCCACCTCCTGCAGAATCCAGAACCCTCAACGGAGTCTCCTCCCCGCCACCCCGCAGCCCTAAGAGCTCCATG CTCCCCGAAGAGGTCCCCTTCTCCAGGCGCTTTGGCCTCTTGAAGACGGGAAGCTCTAGTGCCCTGGGTCCCGCAGACAGGTTGGGGGCCGAGGGcgcccctggggctgggctgcagcGCTCAGCTTCTTCCTCACGGCTGGAAGGGACCTCCCCTCAG gCCAGGGAGCCCCGTCTGGCCAGAGttacccccaccccatcccagaaGGTGCCCGAGCCCTGTGCTCT GATTCCACAGCCTGAATCCCCAGTGAAGCCAAATGTCCCCGCAGCCTCCGCAGCACCCCCAGCAGACTCCCGGGACCGCCGGAG GTCCTACCAGATGCCTGTGCGGGATGAGGAGTCTGAATCCCAGCGAAAAGCTCGCTCTCGCCTCATGCGCCAGTCTCGGAGGTCCACACAG GGTGTGACTCTGACGGAcctgaaggaagcagagaaggccGCAGGGAAGGCCCCAGAGCCAGAAAAGTCGGGCCTGCAGAGCCTG GACCCTTCCCGGCGGCCCCGAGTCCCTGGGTTCGAGAACTCTGATGGCCctgcccagagag aggCGCCCGACGGGCAGGGTCAGGGACCACAGGCCGCCCGGGAGCACCGCAAAGTCGGCAAGGAGCGGAGGGGGCCTgcagag GGGGAGGAGGCGGAGCCGGTGGACCTCAGCCCAGAATCCAG CACTCTCGAGGGCACCCCCTCCCCTCACAGGCAGCGGGACCTCAACTCAGAACCCGAGCCAGAATCGGAAGAGCCCGATGGAGGCTTCAGGAAG CTGTACGCAGAGCTGCGCAGTGAGAACGAGCGACTGCGCGAGGCCCTGACGGAGACGACGCTGCGGCTGGCGCAGCTCAAGGTGGAGCTGGAGCGCGCCACGCAG AGGCAGGAGCGGTTTGCAGAGAGGCCGGCCCTTCTGGAGCTGGAGAGATTT GAGCGCAGGGCCCTGGAGCGAAAGGCTGCcgagctggaggaggagctgaag GCTCTGTCCGACCTCCGGGCTGACAACCAGCGGCTCAAGGATGAGAACGCAGCACTGATCCGCGTCATCAGCAAACTCTCCAAGTGA